The Emcibacteraceae bacterium genome contains a region encoding:
- the purD gene encoding phosphoribosylamine--glycine ligase: MNILVIGSGGREHSLSWKIAQSPLLDELYVAPGNGGMGDIATLVRLDAENHDDVISFCREKKIDFVVIGPEAPLVDGLADRLKEEDIKVFGPSANAAVLEGSKGFTKDLCAKYNIPTAAYGRFSDAKKAKKFVAANGAPIVIKADGLAAGKGVIIAETLDQANDAIDDILSGQFGSAGAELVVEEFLSGEEASFFVLTDGKNILPFGTAQDHKRVGEGDTGPNTGGMGAYSPAPVMDDDMITRTIDEIILPTVKGMAAEGRPFKGVLFAGLMITKKGPELIEYNVRFGDPECQCLMMRLESDIVPLLMACADGTLDQMSAKWSDKVSLNVVMAAKGYPGSYEKNTEIGNLQTAGSAENIMIFHAGTKKSGDKILATGGRVLNITSIANSVTEAKRDAYTALDQINWPEGFCRRDIGWRAVEREKK, translated from the coding sequence ATGAATATTTTAGTCATTGGTTCTGGTGGACGCGAACATTCACTTAGCTGGAAAATCGCACAGTCCCCACTTCTTGATGAACTTTATGTTGCACCGGGCAATGGCGGCATGGGCGATATTGCCACACTTGTCCGTCTGGATGCAGAAAATCATGATGATGTTATTTCCTTTTGCCGCGAAAAAAAGATAGATTTCGTTGTTATTGGCCCGGAAGCACCACTCGTAGACGGCCTTGCCGACCGGCTTAAAGAAGAAGATATAAAAGTTTTCGGCCCTAGCGCCAATGCCGCCGTTCTTGAAGGTTCCAAAGGATTTACCAAAGATCTTTGTGCAAAATATAATATCCCAACAGCCGCTTATGGTCGCTTCAGTGATGCGAAAAAGGCCAAAAAATTTGTCGCAGCAAATGGCGCCCCTATCGTTATAAAGGCTGATGGACTTGCGGCCGGAAAAGGGGTGATTATTGCCGAAACCCTGGATCAGGCAAATGATGCAATTGATGATATATTAAGCGGCCAGTTTGGCAGTGCCGGGGCCGAACTTGTCGTTGAAGAATTTCTTAGCGGAGAGGAAGCAAGCTTTTTTGTCCTTACCGACGGTAAAAATATACTGCCTTTCGGAACGGCGCAGGATCATAAACGGGTTGGTGAAGGCGATACCGGCCCAAATACCGGAGGGATGGGGGCCTATTCCCCGGCGCCGGTAATGGACGATGATATGATTACCCGAACTATTGATGAAATTATTTTGCCGACCGTCAAAGGCATGGCTGCTGAAGGGCGCCCCTTTAAAGGGGTCCTATTCGCCGGACTGATGATTACCAAAAAAGGACCTGAGCTGATTGAATATAATGTCCGGTTCGGTGACCCTGAATGTCAGTGCCTGATGATGCGGCTTGAAAGTGATATTGTTCCTCTTTTAATGGCCTGTGCTGACGGAACACTTGATCAGATGAGTGCTAAATGGTCAGATAAAGTATCCCTTAATGTCGTCATGGCCGCAAAAGGTTATCCGGGAAGTTATGAGAAAAATACGGAAATCGGAAACCTGCAGACGGCGGGTTCAGCAGAAAATATTATGATCTTTCATGCAGGGACCAAAAAAAGCGGCGATAAAATCCTAGCCACCGGAGGTCGGGTGCTCAATATCACGTCGATTGCAAACAGTGTTACAGAAGCAAAACGGGACGCGTACACGGCACTTGATCAGATTAACTGGCCCGAAGGCTTCTGCCGCCGTGATATCGGTTGGCGTGCTGTCGAGCGCGAGAAAAAATAA
- the xseA gene encoding exodeoxyribonuclease VII large subunit has protein sequence MMSDYPFNNEVTQSNAKEYSVTELSLALKRTVEEQFGYVKLRGEISGLKRAASGHIYLNLKDDNSVIDAVMWKGVSGRLTFRPEDGLEVVATGKLTTYPGRSKYQIVIENMEVAGEGALMALLEKRKKELAAEGLFDQNRKLPIPYLPEVIGVVTSPTGSVIRDILHRLSDRFPRHVLVWPVLVQGEGASKQIAEAIDGFNALDGTATIPRPDVLIVARGGGSLEDLWCFNEEEVIRAVARSKIPLISAVGHETDTTLIDYVSDFRSPTPTAAAERAVPVRDDLVYTIKDFDLRLEKATRRYINNLEQKVEGLGRGLPKPSELLSLVSQRFDELSERMPRALKISVERQAFKLERIKGLLRPETLKSEIKRADERIKTTDERMNRAISNYMIQRRTEYQNPARLLESLSYQKVLERGFAVIRDDHGKALSEGKNIATGDRLAIEFRDGKVDVMATGGKAKTVNKKKKADQNEQGQLL, from the coding sequence ATGATGAGCGATTATCCGTTTAATAATGAAGTGACCCAAAGCAATGCAAAGGAATATTCAGTCACTGAATTAAGTCTGGCGCTGAAGCGAACTGTTGAAGAGCAGTTTGGTTATGTGAAATTAAGAGGTGAAATTTCCGGCCTTAAAAGGGCAGCATCGGGTCATATTTATCTCAATCTTAAGGATGATAATTCGGTGATTGATGCCGTCATGTGGAAAGGGGTGTCGGGCAGGCTTACATTTCGTCCGGAAGACGGGCTTGAGGTTGTTGCAACCGGCAAGCTGACGACCTATCCAGGTCGGTCAAAATATCAGATCGTCATTGAAAATATGGAGGTCGCCGGGGAAGGCGCATTGATGGCACTTCTCGAAAAGAGAAAAAAAGAACTTGCCGCAGAAGGGCTCTTTGACCAAAACCGTAAATTACCCATCCCCTACCTGCCGGAAGTTATTGGCGTCGTGACGTCACCAACCGGATCGGTTATTCGTGATATTCTCCACCGTTTATCGGACCGGTTCCCGCGTCATGTTCTGGTTTGGCCGGTACTGGTTCAGGGGGAAGGGGCCTCAAAGCAGATTGCGGAGGCCATAGACGGTTTTAATGCCCTTGATGGGACAGCAACAATTCCAAGGCCTGATGTGCTGATTGTTGCACGAGGAGGCGGTAGCCTTGAGGATCTCTGGTGTTTTAATGAGGAAGAAGTCATCCGTGCGGTTGCCCGATCAAAAATTCCGCTGATTTCAGCGGTTGGTCATGAAACAGATACCACCCTTATTGATTATGTTTCTGACTTCCGTTCACCAACACCGACGGCTGCTGCGGAACGGGCTGTGCCGGTTCGGGATGATCTGGTTTATACGATAAAGGACTTCGACCTGCGCCTTGAAAAAGCCACAAGAAGATATATTAATAATCTCGAACAAAAAGTAGAAGGCCTGGGACGCGGCCTGCCAAAACCATCTGAGCTGCTTAGTTTGGTTTCACAGCGGTTTGATGAGCTTAGCGAACGAATGCCCCGGGCCCTTAAGATAAGTGTTGAGCGACAGGCTTTCAAACTGGAGAGAATAAAAGGCCTTTTGCGGCCCGAGACATTAAAATCGGAAATAAAACGTGCTGACGAAAGAATTAAAACCACTGACGAACGAATGAACAGAGCCATTTCAAATTATATGATCCAAAGACGGACAGAATATCAAAATCCCGCCCGACTGCTTGAAAGCTTAAGTTATCAGAAAGTTCTGGAACGGGGGTTCGCGGTCATTAGGGATGATCACGGAAAAGCGCTTAGCGAAGGCAAAAATATTGCAACTGGGGATCGTCTGGCGATTGAATTCAGAGATGGAAAAGTTGATGTAATGGCCACTGGCGGCAAAGCCAAGACCGTAAATAAAAAGAAAAAGGCTGACCAGAATGAACAGGGGCAATTGTTATGA
- a CDS encoding M23 family metallopeptidase has product MKQLFLASIFFMLSNALSYASNDLGIKEPLKQGGYYVGNVSPGDKVTFQGETVKTDPEGYFVIGLGWQYKSVANIRVDHKAGGFTMYHLDVEPHDYEVEEITGLPPKYVAPPKEVQERIARDAADVRAARETDSDLENFREQMIWPVKGRISGRFGSHRVLNGEPRSPHTGLDIAPGQGALIVAPLGGKVTLVSDQYLTGNTMIIDHGHGLSSVYAHMEKTMVKQGDTVKQGDPIGTVGMSGRATGPHLHWGMNWYKVRLNAGVAIGIE; this is encoded by the coding sequence ATGAAGCAATTATTTCTGGCAAGCATATTTTTTATGTTGAGCAATGCATTAAGTTATGCCAGCAACGATTTGGGCATTAAAGAACCACTTAAACAGGGGGGCTATTATGTCGGAAATGTTTCACCCGGCGATAAAGTAACATTCCAGGGAGAGACCGTTAAAACGGACCCTGAAGGATATTTTGTAATCGGGCTTGGCTGGCAATATAAGTCTGTGGCCAATATTCGTGTTGATCACAAAGCCGGGGGGTTTACCATGTACCATCTTGATGTTGAGCCTCATGATTATGAAGTCGAAGAAATTACCGGGCTTCCACCAAAATATGTTGCACCGCCAAAGGAGGTCCAGGAGCGGATAGCAAGAGATGCGGCAGACGTTCGTGCCGCTCGTGAAACGGACAGTGATCTTGAAAATTTCAGGGAACAGATGATCTGGCCGGTAAAGGGAAGAATTAGCGGCAGATTTGGATCGCATCGGGTGCTTAATGGTGAACCAAGAAGCCCACATACCGGACTTGATATTGCGCCGGGACAGGGGGCTTTAATTGTGGCGCCATTAGGGGGCAAAGTGACACTCGTGAGTGATCAGTATTTGACAGGAAATACCATGATTATTGATCATGGGCATGGCTTGAGCAGTGTTTATGCCCATATGGAAAAAACAATGGTTAAGCAAGGCGATACGGTAAAGCAGGGGGACCCGATTGGAACCGTTGGTATGTCCGGCCGGGCCACAGGCCCTCATCTCCACTGGGGGATGAATTGGTATAAAGTGCGCCTTAATGCGGGTGTGGCAATTGGCATTGAATGA
- a CDS encoding TorF family putative porin → MTLKKIMLSLLCLIVMVPVTVQAQTRLFGGELAFNASLLSDYRFRGVSKSNNDVAVQGGIDWFADNGIYTGAWASNVSDFRGADVETNFYAGYSRESNGIIYDIGATAYVYPGGNNATYFETYGSVGVDFGLLTSTLGISYMPSQSNNGSQDNIYFYNETRGQVPNTPFSINLHLGYEDGFFGNNKWDWRLGTSVTFDKFELGISYVDTNVVGRRSDSGVVFRVAAFF, encoded by the coding sequence ATGACACTTAAGAAAATCATGTTAAGTCTGTTATGTCTAATCGTTATGGTTCCTGTCACCGTACAGGCGCAAACACGCCTTTTTGGCGGAGAGCTGGCTTTTAATGCATCTTTACTGAGTGATTATCGTTTTCGTGGTGTTTCCAAATCCAACAATGATGTTGCTGTTCAGGGAGGCATAGACTGGTTTGCAGATAATGGTATTTATACCGGTGCCTGGGCGTCAAACGTTTCTGATTTTCGTGGTGCAGATGTTGAAACCAATTTTTATGCCGGATATAGCAGGGAATCGAATGGTATAATTTATGATATTGGAGCCACGGCATATGTTTATCCTGGTGGGAATAATGCCACGTATTTTGAAACATACGGTTCAGTCGGCGTTGATTTTGGCTTGCTCACAAGCACATTGGGCATTTCCTATATGCCAAGTCAGAGTAATAATGGCAGTCAGGATAATATTTATTTTTACAATGAAACCCGTGGACAAGTCCCCAACACGCCTTTTTCCATAAATCTGCATTTGGGCTATGAGGACGGTTTCTTTGGCAATAATAAATGGGATTGGCGACTGGGCACCAGTGTCACTTTTGATAAATTTGAACTTGGTATATCCTATGTTGATACAAATGTGGTTGGCAGACGTTCGGATTCAGGGGTTGTTTTCAGGGTGGCAGCATTCTTCTAA
- a CDS encoding MFS transporter yields MFKIILSITALLLSIVILQFANSVVAPTVVLNANSSGSSLGSVGMIPTVYGLGFVLGCFWARKLLMNIGHIRSFTFAAAVLASLTLMMHLMQDAAVWTIFRGIMGCAIAIIMTCVDSWVGHVTPLEIRGRIMGFYSTITKLAYVGAPALLSYSAGFSDNAIIFCVLLFIISLIPVCLTKLPQPEIGPGVSTSFRKILHDAPSAFIAAFILGFTNSAVLNMMPVYGVEVGLIKSQALILLVAAHFGGLLLQWPSGFMSDILGRRKIMIIGFSVSACMAVAMTFPFAANQVNALILCFIWGGAALSLYSIALSHAIDHVSHNETVAVCATILTTWSIGSIFGPVVAGNLMQFSGAKALFLFCGGFHALVAAFIIVRVILTAKRVSKEGTLPPEEMENLVWPQNRPL; encoded by the coding sequence ATGTTCAAAATTATTTTATCGATTACGGCCTTATTATTAAGCATCGTTATATTGCAGTTTGCCAATAGCGTGGTCGCGCCAACTGTTGTGCTAAATGCCAATAGTTCCGGTTCATCTCTGGGCAGCGTGGGCATGATTCCGACCGTATACGGGCTTGGGTTTGTTTTGGGGTGCTTCTGGGCAAGAAAACTGCTTATGAATATTGGCCATATCAGAAGCTTTACTTTTGCGGCTGCCGTGCTGGCATCGTTAACGCTTATGATGCATTTAATGCAGGATGCTGCTGTTTGGACAATTTTTCGTGGCATAATGGGCTGTGCGATTGCCATTATCATGACATGTGTTGATAGCTGGGTCGGACATGTTACTCCGCTTGAAATACGGGGGCGGATTATGGGATTTTATTCAACAATTACGAAACTGGCCTATGTTGGGGCACCGGCTCTACTGTCTTATTCAGCCGGGTTTAGTGATAATGCCATAATATTCTGTGTTCTGCTTTTTATTATATCGCTTATCCCGGTTTGTCTGACAAAACTACCTCAGCCTGAAATTGGCCCCGGGGTATCAACGTCATTTAGAAAAATATTGCATGATGCGCCTAGTGCTTTCATTGCCGCCTTCATTCTCGGTTTTACCAATAGCGCGGTGCTTAATATGATGCCTGTATATGGTGTTGAAGTCGGTCTGATTAAATCCCAAGCCCTTATATTGCTGGTAGCGGCTCATTTTGGGGGCCTTTTGCTACAATGGCCATCTGGTTTTATGTCAGATATTTTAGGTCGTCGTAAAATAATGATCATCGGATTTTCCGTTTCCGCCTGTATGGCCGTTGCCATGACGTTTCCTTTTGCAGCAAATCAGGTTAACGCCCTGATTTTATGTTTTATCTGGGGCGGAGCAGCTCTTTCTCTTTACTCAATCGCATTATCCCATGCCATTGATCACGTAAGTCATAATGAAACTGTAGCCGTCTGCGCAACAATCCTGACAACCTGGTCAATCGGGTCAATTTTTGGCCCTGTCGTTGCCGGTAATCTTATGCAATTCTCAGGTGCAAAGGCTTTGTTCTTATTTTGTGGCGGCTTTCATGCGCTAGTTGCGGCCTTCATAATAGTGCGTGTTATTTTAACGGCCAAAAGAGTTAGTAAAGAAGGTACTCTGCCGCCGGAAGAAATGGAAAATCTGGTCTGGCCGCAAAACAGACCTTTATAA
- a CDS encoding metallopeptidase TldD-related protein: protein MSENANMMSPERLENLVKKAKKSGADHADAVFFTGSSSSVSWRLGKLEDIERSENSDLGLRVIIGKNQAIVSSSDMSDHTLEELVSRAIDMARNTPEDPYCGLADKKLLALDNIPELDLYDSHELDEETLKNIAAEAEAHALDIQGITNSEGAGASATKGAITLANTDGFVGHYKSSNFGCSISVIAGSGTAMERDYAWTSRRHFEDMESPYKIAREAAERTLKKLNPKKVKSCEIPVVYDPRVSRTLVGHLASAINGASIARKTSFLLELMGNQIFPENINITDNPHILRGPSSRPFDGEGVRNAPLEIISNGELKNWILDSSSARQLGLTSNGRAGRGTSSPPSPSTSNLFMDAGAVSVEDLIGDIKNGFYVTELIGSSVNGITGDYSRGASGFWIENGKLSYPVNEITIAGNLKKMFMNLTAADDLEIKYGTDAPTVRIDKMMLAGN, encoded by the coding sequence ATGAGTGAAAACGCAAATATGATGTCACCCGAAAGACTGGAAAATCTCGTCAAAAAAGCAAAAAAAAGCGGGGCCGATCATGCCGATGCAGTTTTCTTTACCGGCAGTTCCAGTTCTGTTTCCTGGCGTCTAGGTAAACTAGAGGATATTGAAAGATCAGAAAATTCCGATCTGGGACTGCGTGTCATCATTGGAAAAAATCAGGCGATTGTTTCGTCCAGTGATATGTCCGATCATACGCTTGAAGAACTGGTCTCCCGGGCGATTGACATGGCGAGAAACACGCCAGAAGACCCTTATTGTGGCCTCGCAGATAAAAAACTGCTGGCACTTGATAACATCCCCGAGCTGGACCTTTATGACAGTCATGAGCTGGATGAAGAAACTCTTAAAAATATTGCTGCCGAAGCTGAAGCCCATGCTTTGGACATTCAAGGCATTACAAATTCGGAAGGGGCCGGCGCCAGTGCCACCAAGGGAGCCATTACCCTTGCCAATACGGATGGCTTTGTTGGTCATTACAAATCAAGCAATTTTGGCTGTAGTATTTCCGTAATTGCCGGTAGTGGTACAGCAATGGAGCGCGATTATGCCTGGACATCGCGCCGCCATTTTGAAGATATGGAAAGCCCCTATAAAATAGCGCGTGAAGCGGCCGAGCGGACCCTTAAAAAATTAAATCCGAAAAAAGTTAAATCCTGTGAAATTCCTGTCGTTTACGACCCAAGGGTATCCAGAACGCTTGTAGGACATCTTGCTAGTGCCATTAATGGTGCATCGATTGCCCGCAAAACCAGTTTCCTGCTAGAACTTATGGGCAACCAGATTTTTCCTGAGAATATAAATATAACAGATAATCCGCATATTTTACGTGGGCCGTCCTCTCGCCCCTTTGATGGTGAAGGGGTCAGAAATGCACCGCTTGAAATTATTTCAAATGGTGAATTAAAAAACTGGATCCTAGACAGTAGCAGTGCACGGCAACTTGGTCTAACCAGCAACGGTCGCGCTGGAAGGGGAACATCAAGTCCACCATCCCCATCTACAAGTAATTTATTTATGGATGCAGGAGCAGTCAGTGTTGAAGATCTTATCGGGGATATTAAAAATGGTTTTTATGTCACCGAACTGATTGGCAGCAGTGTCAATGGCATTACTGGTGATTACAGTCGGGGAGCCAGCGGTTTCTGGATTGAAAATGGAAAATTAAGCTATCCGGTAAATGAAATAACAATTGCCGGCAATCTCAAGAAAATGTTTATGAACCTTACCGCCGCTGATGATCTGGAAATTAAATATGGCACTGATGCGCCAACTGTGCGTATTGACAAAATGATGCTGGCGGGAAATTAA